One window of Mauremys reevesii isolate NIE-2019 linkage group 4, ASM1616193v1, whole genome shotgun sequence genomic DNA carries:
- the LOC120403150 gene encoding zinc finger protein 271-like isoform X1: protein MSKVTQQVESVTYPDFLVDTESNGPFPLEDPSEESFPLAHSAEFSWMERGEELCDADSDEREELRVVLTDDGALSEDEEADDVQEQDDDDGEPEGPFSAHSEGDDSCGSSERPQGRWRDAGAGEQACDAEDKPFRCSECGKGFAQSSNLIKHQRVHTGERPYRCHQCGKAFTWSSSLLEHQKSHAGEKPHSCPECGKKFSRGSTLLEHQRIHTGEKPFRCHQCGARFSQSSTLVHHQRTHTGERPYRCDECGRSFGRKSTLVTHRRTHTGEKPYHCLECGRSFVVSSDLAKHQRTHTGGQGPYRCGECGEGFGWSAALAAHRASQHGAEKPYRCSECGEAFHQNATLLVHQRTHAGDEAFTCSDCGECFLESAKLARHRRTRHSADGEEKPFKCSECGKGYAQSAGLRHHQREQPFRCPQCGLSFLWSCRLAEHRRSCRMAEKPYKCPECGKSFGQSSKLLRHQVTHTGEKPYKCPECGKIFSQSSNLAEHRRTHAGQKLHRCGICGKSFALGSYLAKHQITHTGERPYRCTECGKGFRQSSNLIQHQRTHTGERPYTCPQCGKSFCQNSHLIKHRRTHTGERPYRCPQCGKSFRQSANLLEHQNTHTGERPYQCGQCGKSFCWSSAFSKHQRTHLS from the exons atgtccaaggtcacacagcag GTGGAGTCTGTGACGTACCCTGACTTTCTGGTCGATACTGAGAGCAATGGCCCCTTTCCACTGGAGGATCCCAGCGAGGAGAG CTTCCCGCTGGCGCACTCGGCCGAGTTCTCGTGGATGGAGCGAGGGGAGGAGCTATGTGACGCCGACTCAGATGAGCGGGAGGAGCTGAGAGTTGTCCTGACAG ATGACGGGGCCCTGAGTGAGGACGAGGAGGCTGATGATGTGCAGGAGCAGGATGACGATGATGGGGAGCCAGAAGGGCCATTCTCAGCCCACTCCGAAGGGGACGATTCCTGTGGGAGCTCTGAGCGGCCACAGGGTAGATGGCGTGATGCAGGTGCGGGTGAGCAGGCCTGCGATGCAGAGGATAAGCCGTTCCGGTGCTCTGAGTGTGGCAAGGGGTttgcccagagctccaacctgATCAAACACCAGCGGgtccacaccggggagcggccctacCGCTGCCACCAGTGTGGCAAAGCCTTCACCTGGAGCTCATCGCTGCTGGAGCACCAGAAATCTCATGCTGGCGAAAAGCCCCACAGCTGTCCGGAGTGCGGGAAGAAATTCAGCCGTGGCTCCACCCTGCTGGagcaccagcgcatccacaccgGCGAGAAGCCTTTCCGCTGCCACCAGTGCGGCGCCCGCTTCAGCCAGAGCTCCACGCTGGTGCAccaccagcgcacccacaccggggagcggccctacCGCTGCGACGAGTGCGGGCGCAGCTTCGGCCGCAAGTCCACACTGGTGACCCACCGCCGCACCCACACCGGTGAGAAGCCGTACCACTGCCTGGAGTGTGGACGCAGCTTTGTGGTCAGCTCGGACCTGGCCAAACACCAGCGCACGCACACCGGCGGCCAAGGCCCCTACCGCTgtggggagtgcggggagggcttTGGCTGGAGCGCCGCCCTGGCTGCCCATCGGGCCAGCCAGCACGGTGCTGAGAAGCCCTAccgatgctctgagtgcggggaGGCTTTCCACCAAAATGCCACGCTGCTGGTGCACCAGCGCACCCACGCTGGCGACGAGGCCTTCACCTGCTCCGACTGTGGGGAGTGCTTCCTGGAGAGCGCCAAGCTGGCCCGGCACCGGCGCACCCGGCACAGCGCCGACGGGGAGGAGAAGCCGTTCAAGTGCTCAGAGTGCGGCAAGGGCTATGCCCAGAGTGCCGGCCTGCGACACCACCAGCGAGAGCAACCCTTCCGCTGCCCGCAGTGCGGCCTGAGCTTCCTGTGGAGCTGCCGGCTGGCTGAGCACCGCCGCAGCTGCCGCATGGCTGAGAAGCCATACAAGTGCCCCGAGTGCGGCAAGAGTTTCGGCCAGAGCTCCAAGCTGCTGCGGCACCAGGTGACTCACACCGGCGAAAAACCCTACAAGTGTCCTGAGTGCGGCAAGATCTTCAGCCAGAGCTCCAATCTGGCGGAGCACCGGCGCACGCACGCCGGCCAGAAGCTCCACCGCTGCGGCATCTGCGGCAAGAGCTTCGCCCTGGGCTCCTATCTGGCCAAGCACCAGATCacccacaccggggagcggccctacCGCTGCACCGAGTGCGGCAAAGGCTTCCGGCAGAGCTCCAACTTGATCCagcaccagcgcacccacaccggCGAGCGCCCTTACACCTGCCCCCAGTGTGGCAAAAGCTTCTGCCAGAACTCCCACCTCATCAAGCACCGGCGCACCCACACTGGTGAGCGCCCCTACCGCTGCCCCCAGTGCGGCAAGAGCTTCCGCCAGAGCGCCAACCTGCTGGAGCACCAGAACACCCACACCGGCGAGCGTCCCTACCAGTGCGGCCAGTGTGGCAAGAGCTTTTGCTGGAGCTCAGCTTTCAGCAAACATCAGAGGACGCATCTCAGTTAG
- the LOC120403150 gene encoding zinc finger protein 271-like isoform X2 has product MEKVESVTYPDFLVDTESNGPFPLEDPSEESFPLAHSAEFSWMERGEELCDADSDEREELRVVLTDDGALSEDEEADDVQEQDDDDGEPEGPFSAHSEGDDSCGSSERPQGRWRDAGAGEQACDAEDKPFRCSECGKGFAQSSNLIKHQRVHTGERPYRCHQCGKAFTWSSSLLEHQKSHAGEKPHSCPECGKKFSRGSTLLEHQRIHTGEKPFRCHQCGARFSQSSTLVHHQRTHTGERPYRCDECGRSFGRKSTLVTHRRTHTGEKPYHCLECGRSFVVSSDLAKHQRTHTGGQGPYRCGECGEGFGWSAALAAHRASQHGAEKPYRCSECGEAFHQNATLLVHQRTHAGDEAFTCSDCGECFLESAKLARHRRTRHSADGEEKPFKCSECGKGYAQSAGLRHHQREQPFRCPQCGLSFLWSCRLAEHRRSCRMAEKPYKCPECGKSFGQSSKLLRHQVTHTGEKPYKCPECGKIFSQSSNLAEHRRTHAGQKLHRCGICGKSFALGSYLAKHQITHTGERPYRCTECGKGFRQSSNLIQHQRTHTGERPYTCPQCGKSFCQNSHLIKHRRTHTGERPYRCPQCGKSFRQSANLLEHQNTHTGERPYQCGQCGKSFCWSSAFSKHQRTHLS; this is encoded by the exons ATGGAGAAG GTGGAGTCTGTGACGTACCCTGACTTTCTGGTCGATACTGAGAGCAATGGCCCCTTTCCACTGGAGGATCCCAGCGAGGAGAG CTTCCCGCTGGCGCACTCGGCCGAGTTCTCGTGGATGGAGCGAGGGGAGGAGCTATGTGACGCCGACTCAGATGAGCGGGAGGAGCTGAGAGTTGTCCTGACAG ATGACGGGGCCCTGAGTGAGGACGAGGAGGCTGATGATGTGCAGGAGCAGGATGACGATGATGGGGAGCCAGAAGGGCCATTCTCAGCCCACTCCGAAGGGGACGATTCCTGTGGGAGCTCTGAGCGGCCACAGGGTAGATGGCGTGATGCAGGTGCGGGTGAGCAGGCCTGCGATGCAGAGGATAAGCCGTTCCGGTGCTCTGAGTGTGGCAAGGGGTttgcccagagctccaacctgATCAAACACCAGCGGgtccacaccggggagcggccctacCGCTGCCACCAGTGTGGCAAAGCCTTCACCTGGAGCTCATCGCTGCTGGAGCACCAGAAATCTCATGCTGGCGAAAAGCCCCACAGCTGTCCGGAGTGCGGGAAGAAATTCAGCCGTGGCTCCACCCTGCTGGagcaccagcgcatccacaccgGCGAGAAGCCTTTCCGCTGCCACCAGTGCGGCGCCCGCTTCAGCCAGAGCTCCACGCTGGTGCAccaccagcgcacccacaccggggagcggccctacCGCTGCGACGAGTGCGGGCGCAGCTTCGGCCGCAAGTCCACACTGGTGACCCACCGCCGCACCCACACCGGTGAGAAGCCGTACCACTGCCTGGAGTGTGGACGCAGCTTTGTGGTCAGCTCGGACCTGGCCAAACACCAGCGCACGCACACCGGCGGCCAAGGCCCCTACCGCTgtggggagtgcggggagggcttTGGCTGGAGCGCCGCCCTGGCTGCCCATCGGGCCAGCCAGCACGGTGCTGAGAAGCCCTAccgatgctctgagtgcggggaGGCTTTCCACCAAAATGCCACGCTGCTGGTGCACCAGCGCACCCACGCTGGCGACGAGGCCTTCACCTGCTCCGACTGTGGGGAGTGCTTCCTGGAGAGCGCCAAGCTGGCCCGGCACCGGCGCACCCGGCACAGCGCCGACGGGGAGGAGAAGCCGTTCAAGTGCTCAGAGTGCGGCAAGGGCTATGCCCAGAGTGCCGGCCTGCGACACCACCAGCGAGAGCAACCCTTCCGCTGCCCGCAGTGCGGCCTGAGCTTCCTGTGGAGCTGCCGGCTGGCTGAGCACCGCCGCAGCTGCCGCATGGCTGAGAAGCCATACAAGTGCCCCGAGTGCGGCAAGAGTTTCGGCCAGAGCTCCAAGCTGCTGCGGCACCAGGTGACTCACACCGGCGAAAAACCCTACAAGTGTCCTGAGTGCGGCAAGATCTTCAGCCAGAGCTCCAATCTGGCGGAGCACCGGCGCACGCACGCCGGCCAGAAGCTCCACCGCTGCGGCATCTGCGGCAAGAGCTTCGCCCTGGGCTCCTATCTGGCCAAGCACCAGATCacccacaccggggagcggccctacCGCTGCACCGAGTGCGGCAAAGGCTTCCGGCAGAGCTCCAACTTGATCCagcaccagcgcacccacaccggCGAGCGCCCTTACACCTGCCCCCAGTGTGGCAAAAGCTTCTGCCAGAACTCCCACCTCATCAAGCACCGGCGCACCCACACTGGTGAGCGCCCCTACCGCTGCCCCCAGTGCGGCAAGAGCTTCCGCCAGAGCGCCAACCTGCTGGAGCACCAGAACACCCACACCGGCGAGCGTCCCTACCAGTGCGGCCAGTGTGGCAAGAGCTTTTGCTGGAGCTCAGCTTTCAGCAAACATCAGAGGACGCATCTCAGTTAG